One Thunnus thynnus chromosome 18, fThuThy2.1, whole genome shotgun sequence genomic region harbors:
- the LOC137168803 gene encoding adhesion G protein-coupled receptor F5-like isoform X4 produces the protein MCSTFGKCNNITDNTCGCINAIPPDGIYCQPLSDLFICPSPTPPTDSTPVGTTDVATTTVASTIITNTTPIATTDLNTTTPTITPSTVVTNSTPVGTTNLNTTAAATTSLTVITNSTPVATTHMNTTTLTTSPTTVFNDSTTVATTNVNTTTVTPTPTTSVTNSTPVATTHMNTTTLTTSPTTVFNDSTTVATTNVNTTTVTPTPTTSVTNSTPVATTHMNTTTLTTSPTTVFNDSTTVATANVNTTTVTPTPTTSVTNSTTTTNVNTTTVTKTPLTIVTNSTPVATTHMNTTIAATPTTFITYSMNTTRVTTTPTTIVTNSTPIPTPDETSTTAATPTSAVTDLTPHETTHQNTTSHTSAPVTEVTNSTLIATTTTTRPTTVITNSTTIATTPTTIVTNSTPAVTTTKTQPTTIITTTHVTSQNTTVSSTSEVTSTPALTTTTSTKASATTTTVPNMTTTMTITTTTTSTTATSTPSATSLTTTASTTVTTPPASTTASATAGFDVEMLIRLDKQYTPELNDATSSTYKELESRIDSVLEEQYKGITGFINVFVRAFREGSIITDFVVQTRQINSDEIAKANQKLPEAMEPIAPVIGSVTALYNSPTSISIPNLTYTGKAMTLTCGPPPENINIGQISDSRWKFRGLRIEGSGRFTITTPDNTSVLRIDNVILADAGLYECTLIGNGVMDFLQKGDVTKIKQAPVVRLQSKVNVQCKLGQIQPLQCCVQSNYKVKWFQGTTVLQSDESNDLKAYCIKHNYQIDSCSESEEKKEFICRVDDPKDYSMTTTMIIFRGDVKCDDAQYGKGRDGDRSSIRCDEGQEGSKTAVCKEGAWTLEEDSCILTDIKELLIDSQDLVVEQVPNFVANLSKAVQEDKTEIANSSATISAIVDILSTIANVDADVNESIMEDVLKTVDVIIADDAKQSWEVLNANKTQNASSELLGSLETLSEDLTGEFGIVTQRIQLNRTMFNKNYSANLNSSVDIDIPNSNTDNVFITTITFSTLNNVMPARNSSFDTSINNATNNNATNSILANTINAAVVLVKTNASIQNVTFSFDKRNNSLTENPQCVFWNFTLLDNLGAWDDEGCKFVSDINNIVKCSCNHLTSFSILMATNIPKSIRKALDIITYVGVGISMASLVICLIIEGYVWKAITRNSTAFMRHVSIVNTALSLLIANICFIIGAAIAKNPLENPGEDHKVPVGPCSTATFFMHFFYLALFFWMLVSGLLLFYRTVMVFSHMSKSTMLAIGFSLGYGCPLIIAVITVAVTAPVNGYIRKDNACWLNWKETKALLALVIPALTIVLMNILIIIVVLFKMLRRGVGDTAQSDEKHTLVVIARCVIILTPLFGLTWSLGVGTMISPENKGIHIAFAFFNSLQGFFILVFGTLLDSKIRSILSRQSPTSSMTSNPTRSTSGIPSSGGIPSFSGTNLISRLRGRRYIYHVSEAANHSNSTDLSESFVSI, from the exons ATTCAACACCTGTTGCAACAACACATATGAATACTACAACACTCACAACTTCACCAACGACTGTATTTAACG ATTCAACAACAGTTGCTACAACAAATGTGAACACAACAACAGTTACCCCAACACCAACAACAAGTGTAACAA ATTCAACACCTGTTGCTACAACACATATGAATACTACAACACTCACAACTTCACCAACGACTGTATTTAACG ATTCAACAACAGTTGCTACAACAAATGTGAACACAACAACAGTTACCCCAACACCAACAACAAGTGTAACAA ATTCAACACCTGTTGCTACAACACATATGAATACTACAACACTCACAACTTCACCAACGACTGTATTTAACG ATTCAACAACAGTTGCTACAGCAAATGTGAACACAACAACAGTTACCCCAACACCAACAACAAGTGTAACAA attcaacaacaacaacaaatgtgaaCACAACAACAGTTACCAAAACACCACTAACAATTGTAACAA ATTCAACTCCTGTTGCTACAACACATATGAACACTACAATAGctgcaacaccaacaacatTTATAACAT ATTCAATGAACACAACAAGAGTTACCACAACACCAACAACAATTGTAACAA ATTCAACACCCATTCCAACACCAGATGAAACCTCTACAACAGCTGCAACACCAACATCAGCTGTAACAG ACTTAACACCTCATGAAACAACACATCAGAACACTACATCACACACGTCTGCACCAGTAACTGAAGTTACCA ATTCAACGCTGATTGCTACAACAACCACAACTCGACCAACAACTGTCATTACCA ATTCAACAACCATTGCTACTACACCAACAACAATTGTAACAA ACTCAACGCCTGCTGTTACAACAACCAAAACTCAACCAACAACTATCATTACCA CTACTCATGTGACCAGCCAAAATACCACAGTTAGCTCCACATCAGAAGTTACTTCTACCCCAGCCCTTACAACAACTACTAGTACCAAGGCTAGTGCCACTACAACTACTGTCCCCAACATGACTACTACCATGACCATTACAACCACCACTACCAGTACAACTGCTACCAGTACCCCTTCAGCAACCAGTTTAACTACTACTGCATCTACTACTGTTACAACACCGCCTGCTTCTACAACAGCTTCTGCTACAG CAGGATTTGATGTGGAAATGTTAATCAGATTAGACAAACAGTACACGCCAGAACTGAATGATGCAACAAGTTCTACATACAAGGAGCTTGAATCAAGGATTGATTCAGTG TTAGAGGAGCAGTATAAAGGAATCACTGGgttcattaatgtttttgtgaGGGCCTTCAG agaaGGAAGCATAATTACAGACTTTGTTGTTCAGACAAGACAAATTAATTCAGACGAAATAGCTAAAGCAAATCAAAAACTCCCAGAAGCAATGGAGCCTATTGCCCCTGTGATTGGCTCCGTAACTGCACTTTACAACA GTCCAACTTCAATCAGCATTCCAAACCTCACTTATACTGGTAAAGCAATGACACTGACGTGTGGGCCTCCTCCTGAAAACATTAATATTGGACAAATTTCCGACTCTAGATGGAAATTTAGAGGACTGAGAATTGAAGGCAGTGGAAGATTTACTATAACTACACCTGACAACACGTCTGTGCTTAGAATTGACAACGTCATTCTTGCTGATGCTG GACTTTATGAATGTACTCTGATTGGTAATGGAGTAATGGATTTCCTCCAGAAAGGAGATGTAACAAAGATCAAACAAGCTCCCGTTGTGCGACTACAGAGTAAAGTTAACGTTCAATGCAAATTGGGACAAATACAACCACTTCAGTGTTGCGTGCAGTCCAACTATAAAGTCAAGTGGTTTCAAGGCACAACTGTTTTACAGTCAG ACGAAAGTAATGACCTAAAAGCCTACTGCATCAAGCATAATTACCAGATAGACAGCTGCAGCGaatcagaggagaaaaaagagtTTATATGTAGGGTGGATGACCCTAAGGATTACAGTATGACAACAACAATGATCATTTTCAGAGGCG ATGTTAAATGTGATGATGCTCAGTATGGGAAAGGACGAGACGGTGACAGATCAAGCATAAGATGTGATGAAGGTCAAGAGGGAAGCAAGACTGCGGTCTGTAAGGAAGGAGCATGGACACTTGAGGAGGACAGCTGCATCTTAACAGATATCAAGGAATTATTAATTGATTCACAG GATTTGGTTGTGGAGCAAGTGCCAAATTTTGTGGCGAATCTAAGTAAAGCTGTACaggaagacaaaacagaaattgcAAATTCATCTGCAACCATATCAGCAATCGTTGACATCCTAAGCACCATTGCAAATGTTGATGCTGATGTCAATGAAAGTATCATGGAG GACGTGCTAAAAACAGTTGATGTCATCATTGCTGATGATGCAAAACAGTCCTGGGAAGTTCTGAATGCAAATAAAACCCAGAATGCCAGCTCAGAATTACTGGGTTCACTGGAGACTCTCTCTGAAGACTTGACTGGGGAGTTTGGCATCGTGACTCAACGAATCCAGCTCAACCGTACCATGTTTAACAAAAACTACAGTGCAAACCTGAACTCCAGTGTGGACATTGACATTCCAAACTCCAACACTGACAATGTCTTTATCACCACCATCACCTTTTCAACCCTTAATAATGTTATGCCAGCACGGAACTCCAGCTTTGACACCAGCATCAACAATGCCACCAACAACAATGCCACCAATAGTATTCTTGCTAACACCATTAATGCTGCTGTGGTACTTGTGAAAACAAATGCATCAATTCAGAATGTCACTTTCAGCTTCGACAAGCGAAATAATTCTCTTACAGAGAACCCACAGTGCGTCTTCTGGAACTTCACACTGCTTGATAATCTAGGTGCTTGGGATGATGAGGGGTGTAAATTTGTTTCTGACATAAACAACATAGTAAAGTGCAGCTGCAACCACCTCACCTCATTCTCGATTCTGATGGCCACTAACATCCCTAAATCTATAAGAAAAGCCTTGGATATAATCACTTATGTTGGAGTTGGGATATCTATGGCAAGTTTAGTTATATGTCTCATTATTGAAGGATATGTCTGGAAAGCCATTACCAGAAACAGCACTGCCTTCATGCGTCATGTTTCCATTGTAAACACTGCCTTGTCTCTGCTGATTGCAAACATTTGTTTCATCATTGGTGCTGCTATTGCTAAGAACCCCCTTGAAAACCCAGGGGAGGACCATAAAGTTCCAGTGGGACCATGTAGCACAGCAACATTTTTTATGCACTTTTTCTACCTTGCTCTGTTCTTTTGGATGCTTGTGTCAGGACTTTTACTCTTTTATCGGACGGTTATGGTCTTCTCCCACATGTCCAAGTCAACCATGTTGGCCATTGGCTTCAGTTTAGGCTACGGGTGCCCTCTAATTATAGCTGTCATCACTGTTGCTGTTACAGCACCAGTAAATGGATACATCAGGAAAGATAATGCTTGTTGGCTGAACTGGAAGGAGACTAAGGCCCTTCTGGCTTTGGTGATACCTGCCTTGACCATAGTTTTAATGAACATATTGATTATAATTGTGGTCTTGTTCAAAATGCTGAGAAGAGGTGTGGGAGACACGGCCCAGTCAGATGAAAAGCATACACTGGTTGTCATTGCAAGATGTGTGATCATTTTGACTCCTTTATTTGGACTGACATGGTCTTTGGGAGTGGGAACCATGATATCGCCAGAAAATAAAGGAATCCATATTGCCTTTGCATTCTTCAATTCACTACAG GGTTTCTTCATTTTAGTGTTTGGGACGCTATTGGATTCAAAG ATCCGATCTATCCTCTCAAGACAATCACCTACATCAAGCATGACTTCAAATCCAACAAGA AGTACAAGTGGCATTCCCTCAAGTGGTGGCATTCCCTCTTTCAGTGGAACAAATTTGATAAGCAGACTACGCGGAAGGAGAT ATATCTACCACGTGTCAGAAGCCGCAAACCACTCAAACAGTACTGACTTATCAGAGTCATTTGTCAGTATCTGA
- the LOC137168803 gene encoding adhesion G protein-coupled receptor F5-like isoform X2, whose amino-acid sequence MCSTFGKCNNITDNTCGCINAIPPDGIYCQPLSDLFICPSPTPPTDSTPVGTTDVATTTVASTIITNTTPIATTDLNTTTPTITPSTVVTNSTPVGTTNLNTTAAATTSLTVITNSTPVATTHMNTTTLTTSPTTVFNDSTTVATTNVNTTTVTPTPTTSVTNSTPVATTHMNTTTLTTSPTTVFNDSTTVATTNVNTTTVTPTPTTSVTNSTPVATTHMNTTTLTTSPTTVFNDSTTVATANVNTTTVTPTPTTSVTNSTNIVTTHLNTTSPATTPTTIITNSTPTATTVMNTIASATPILVTNSTTTTNVNTTTVTKTPLTIVTNSTPVATTHMNTTIAATPTTFITYSTPIPTPDETSTTAATPTSAVTDLTPHETTHQNTTSHTSAPVTEVTNSTLIATTTTTRPTTVITNSTTIATTPTTIVTNSTPAVTTTKTQPTTIITTTHVTSQNTTVSSTSEVTSTPALTTTTSTKASATTTTVPNMTTTMTITTTTTSTTATSTPSATSLTTTASTTVTTPPASTTASATAGFDVEMLIRLDKQYTPELNDATSSTYKELESRIDSVLEEQYKGITGFINVFVRAFREGSIITDFVVQTRQINSDEIAKANQKLPEAMEPIAPVIGSVTALYNSPTSISIPNLTYTGKAMTLTCGPPPENINIGQISDSRWKFRGLRIEGSGRFTITTPDNTSVLRIDNVILADAGLYECTLIGNGVMDFLQKGDVTKIKQAPVVRLQSKVNVQCKLGQIQPLQCCVQSNYKVKWFQGTTVLQSDESNDLKAYCIKHNYQIDSCSESEEKKEFICRVDDPKDYSMTTTMIIFRGDVKCDDAQYGKGRDGDRSSIRCDEGQEGSKTAVCKEGAWTLEEDSCILTDIKELLIDSQDLVVEQVPNFVANLSKAVQEDKTEIANSSATISAIVDILSTIANVDADVNESIMEDVLKTVDVIIADDAKQSWEVLNANKTQNASSELLGSLETLSEDLTGEFGIVTQRIQLNRTMFNKNYSANLNSSVDIDIPNSNTDNVFITTITFSTLNNVMPARNSSFDTSINNATNNNATNSILANTINAAVVLVKTNASIQNVTFSFDKRNNSLTENPQCVFWNFTLLDNLGAWDDEGCKFVSDINNIVKCSCNHLTSFSILMATNIPKSIRKALDIITYVGVGISMASLVICLIIEGYVWKAITRNSTAFMRHVSIVNTALSLLIANICFIIGAAIAKNPLENPGEDHKVPVGPCSTATFFMHFFYLALFFWMLVSGLLLFYRTVMVFSHMSKSTMLAIGFSLGYGCPLIIAVITVAVTAPVNGYIRKDNACWLNWKETKALLALVIPALTIVLMNILIIIVVLFKMLRRGVGDTAQSDEKHTLVVIARCVIILTPLFGLTWSLGVGTMISPENKGIHIAFAFFNSLQGFFILVFGTLLDSKIRSILSRQSPTSSMTSNPTRSTSGIPSSGGIPSFSGTNLISRLRGRRYIYHVSEAANHSNSTDLSESFVSI is encoded by the exons ATTCAACACCTGTTGCAACAACACATATGAATACTACAACACTCACAACTTCACCAACGACTGTATTTAACG ATTCAACAACAGTTGCTACAACAAATGTGAACACAACAACAGTTACCCCAACACCAACAACAAGTGTAACAA ATTCAACACCTGTTGCTACAACACATATGAATACTACAACACTCACAACTTCACCAACGACTGTATTTAACG ATTCAACAACAGTTGCTACAACAAATGTGAACACAACAACAGTTACCCCAACACCAACAACAAGTGTAACAA ATTCAACACCTGTTGCTACAACACATATGAATACTACAACACTCACAACTTCACCAACGACTGTATTTAACG ATTCAACAACAGTTGCTACAGCAAATGTGAACACAACAACAGTTACCCCAACACCAACAACAAGTGTAACAA ACTCAACAAATATTGTGACGACACATCTGAACACTACATCACCCGCAACTACACCAACAACCATAATTACCA ATTCAACACCCACTGCTACAACAGTTATGAACACTATAGCAAGTGCAACACCTATACTTGTAACAA attcaacaacaacaacaaatgtgaaCACAACAACAGTTACCAAAACACCACTAACAATTGTAACAA ATTCAACTCCTGTTGCTACAACACATATGAACACTACAATAGctgcaacaccaacaacatTTATAACAT ATTCAACACCCATTCCAACACCAGATGAAACCTCTACAACAGCTGCAACACCAACATCAGCTGTAACAG ACTTAACACCTCATGAAACAACACATCAGAACACTACATCACACACGTCTGCACCAGTAACTGAAGTTACCA ATTCAACGCTGATTGCTACAACAACCACAACTCGACCAACAACTGTCATTACCA ATTCAACAACCATTGCTACTACACCAACAACAATTGTAACAA ACTCAACGCCTGCTGTTACAACAACCAAAACTCAACCAACAACTATCATTACCA CTACTCATGTGACCAGCCAAAATACCACAGTTAGCTCCACATCAGAAGTTACTTCTACCCCAGCCCTTACAACAACTACTAGTACCAAGGCTAGTGCCACTACAACTACTGTCCCCAACATGACTACTACCATGACCATTACAACCACCACTACCAGTACAACTGCTACCAGTACCCCTTCAGCAACCAGTTTAACTACTACTGCATCTACTACTGTTACAACACCGCCTGCTTCTACAACAGCTTCTGCTACAG CAGGATTTGATGTGGAAATGTTAATCAGATTAGACAAACAGTACACGCCAGAACTGAATGATGCAACAAGTTCTACATACAAGGAGCTTGAATCAAGGATTGATTCAGTG TTAGAGGAGCAGTATAAAGGAATCACTGGgttcattaatgtttttgtgaGGGCCTTCAG agaaGGAAGCATAATTACAGACTTTGTTGTTCAGACAAGACAAATTAATTCAGACGAAATAGCTAAAGCAAATCAAAAACTCCCAGAAGCAATGGAGCCTATTGCCCCTGTGATTGGCTCCGTAACTGCACTTTACAACA GTCCAACTTCAATCAGCATTCCAAACCTCACTTATACTGGTAAAGCAATGACACTGACGTGTGGGCCTCCTCCTGAAAACATTAATATTGGACAAATTTCCGACTCTAGATGGAAATTTAGAGGACTGAGAATTGAAGGCAGTGGAAGATTTACTATAACTACACCTGACAACACGTCTGTGCTTAGAATTGACAACGTCATTCTTGCTGATGCTG GACTTTATGAATGTACTCTGATTGGTAATGGAGTAATGGATTTCCTCCAGAAAGGAGATGTAACAAAGATCAAACAAGCTCCCGTTGTGCGACTACAGAGTAAAGTTAACGTTCAATGCAAATTGGGACAAATACAACCACTTCAGTGTTGCGTGCAGTCCAACTATAAAGTCAAGTGGTTTCAAGGCACAACTGTTTTACAGTCAG ACGAAAGTAATGACCTAAAAGCCTACTGCATCAAGCATAATTACCAGATAGACAGCTGCAGCGaatcagaggagaaaaaagagtTTATATGTAGGGTGGATGACCCTAAGGATTACAGTATGACAACAACAATGATCATTTTCAGAGGCG ATGTTAAATGTGATGATGCTCAGTATGGGAAAGGACGAGACGGTGACAGATCAAGCATAAGATGTGATGAAGGTCAAGAGGGAAGCAAGACTGCGGTCTGTAAGGAAGGAGCATGGACACTTGAGGAGGACAGCTGCATCTTAACAGATATCAAGGAATTATTAATTGATTCACAG GATTTGGTTGTGGAGCAAGTGCCAAATTTTGTGGCGAATCTAAGTAAAGCTGTACaggaagacaaaacagaaattgcAAATTCATCTGCAACCATATCAGCAATCGTTGACATCCTAAGCACCATTGCAAATGTTGATGCTGATGTCAATGAAAGTATCATGGAG GACGTGCTAAAAACAGTTGATGTCATCATTGCTGATGATGCAAAACAGTCCTGGGAAGTTCTGAATGCAAATAAAACCCAGAATGCCAGCTCAGAATTACTGGGTTCACTGGAGACTCTCTCTGAAGACTTGACTGGGGAGTTTGGCATCGTGACTCAACGAATCCAGCTCAACCGTACCATGTTTAACAAAAACTACAGTGCAAACCTGAACTCCAGTGTGGACATTGACATTCCAAACTCCAACACTGACAATGTCTTTATCACCACCATCACCTTTTCAACCCTTAATAATGTTATGCCAGCACGGAACTCCAGCTTTGACACCAGCATCAACAATGCCACCAACAACAATGCCACCAATAGTATTCTTGCTAACACCATTAATGCTGCTGTGGTACTTGTGAAAACAAATGCATCAATTCAGAATGTCACTTTCAGCTTCGACAAGCGAAATAATTCTCTTACAGAGAACCCACAGTGCGTCTTCTGGAACTTCACACTGCTTGATAATCTAGGTGCTTGGGATGATGAGGGGTGTAAATTTGTTTCTGACATAAACAACATAGTAAAGTGCAGCTGCAACCACCTCACCTCATTCTCGATTCTGATGGCCACTAACATCCCTAAATCTATAAGAAAAGCCTTGGATATAATCACTTATGTTGGAGTTGGGATATCTATGGCAAGTTTAGTTATATGTCTCATTATTGAAGGATATGTCTGGAAAGCCATTACCAGAAACAGCACTGCCTTCATGCGTCATGTTTCCATTGTAAACACTGCCTTGTCTCTGCTGATTGCAAACATTTGTTTCATCATTGGTGCTGCTATTGCTAAGAACCCCCTTGAAAACCCAGGGGAGGACCATAAAGTTCCAGTGGGACCATGTAGCACAGCAACATTTTTTATGCACTTTTTCTACCTTGCTCTGTTCTTTTGGATGCTTGTGTCAGGACTTTTACTCTTTTATCGGACGGTTATGGTCTTCTCCCACATGTCCAAGTCAACCATGTTGGCCATTGGCTTCAGTTTAGGCTACGGGTGCCCTCTAATTATAGCTGTCATCACTGTTGCTGTTACAGCACCAGTAAATGGATACATCAGGAAAGATAATGCTTGTTGGCTGAACTGGAAGGAGACTAAGGCCCTTCTGGCTTTGGTGATACCTGCCTTGACCATAGTTTTAATGAACATATTGATTATAATTGTGGTCTTGTTCAAAATGCTGAGAAGAGGTGTGGGAGACACGGCCCAGTCAGATGAAAAGCATACACTGGTTGTCATTGCAAGATGTGTGATCATTTTGACTCCTTTATTTGGACTGACATGGTCTTTGGGAGTGGGAACCATGATATCGCCAGAAAATAAAGGAATCCATATTGCCTTTGCATTCTTCAATTCACTACAG GGTTTCTTCATTTTAGTGTTTGGGACGCTATTGGATTCAAAG ATCCGATCTATCCTCTCAAGACAATCACCTACATCAAGCATGACTTCAAATCCAACAAGA AGTACAAGTGGCATTCCCTCAAGTGGTGGCATTCCCTCTTTCAGTGGAACAAATTTGATAAGCAGACTACGCGGAAGGAGAT ATATCTACCACGTGTCAGAAGCCGCAAACCACTCAAACAGTACTGACTTATCAGAGTCATTTGTCAGTATCTGA